A region of Fibrobacter succinogenes subsp. succinogenes S85 DNA encodes the following proteins:
- a CDS encoding cytosine permease, giving the protein MDKRTGLFANGIIWFGVAISVSEIEAGIEIGAAAARDSLWLPLVLGHIFGGILLFFVGLIGARVRLNAMETTKSSFGKYGSKFFAALNTFQLLAWVAVLNAQGASALAGLNLPISFPLTCVILAALIAAWVYVGIRRSANVTTVVMAALAVLLAILSVKLFGLDSSPAGAAGNTATALKFWNIFEISIAMPISWLPVISDYTKDAEKPVKATAISAIAYTFASLWMYIIGIEISGIGASNNIAQAILLAGLGIPGIIIVVLSTVTTNFLAANSAGESSKAIYSKINPKIAGVVVSFLSAALAISGIMEHYISFLYLIASVFAPMAAVLLVSFYFSKERTESLGVWLWNIFAWLAGFIAYQVAEHFDSVFLGPTLLAVIVSAAFASVRVLSEKKDF; this is encoded by the coding sequence ATGGATAAACGCACAGGACTTTTTGCAAATGGAATTATATGGTTTGGCGTCGCCATCTCCGTTTCCGAAATCGAAGCGGGTATAGAAATTGGCGCTGCCGCCGCAAGGGATTCGCTTTGGCTCCCGCTCGTGCTCGGGCACATTTTTGGCGGCATCCTGCTCTTTTTCGTGGGCCTCATCGGAGCGCGCGTCCGCTTGAACGCCATGGAAACGACCAAATCCTCATTCGGCAAATACGGTTCCAAGTTCTTCGCCGCGCTGAACACATTCCAGTTGCTCGCCTGGGTCGCTGTTTTGAACGCGCAAGGCGCTTCAGCATTGGCAGGGCTCAACTTGCCAATTTCGTTCCCGCTCACATGCGTGATTCTTGCCGCACTTATCGCAGCCTGGGTTTACGTTGGCATCCGCCGCTCTGCCAACGTGACGACCGTCGTGATGGCAGCCCTCGCCGTTTTGCTCGCGATTCTTTCTGTGAAGTTGTTCGGACTCGACAGTTCACCCGCAGGCGCCGCAGGTAACACAGCAACCGCGCTCAAGTTCTGGAACATTTTCGAGATTTCCATTGCCATGCCGATTTCATGGTTGCCCGTAATTTCGGACTACACGAAGGATGCCGAAAAGCCTGTAAAGGCAACAGCAATTTCTGCAATCGCCTACACATTTGCAAGTCTCTGGATGTACATCATCGGCATTGAAATTTCGGGCATTGGCGCAAGCAACAACATCGCGCAAGCCATTCTCCTCGCAGGTCTTGGCATCCCGGGAATCATCATCGTGGTGCTTTCAACCGTCACGACAAACTTCCTTGCGGCAAACTCCGCTGGCGAATCTTCCAAGGCGATTTACAGTAAAATAAATCCAAAAATTGCAGGTGTTGTCGTGAGTTTCTTGAGCGCTGCTCTCGCCATTTCGGGAATCATGGAACATTACATCAGCTTCCTTTACCTGATCGCTTCCGTGTTCGCCCCGATGGCAGCCGTTCTCTTGGTCTCGTTCTACTTTTCCAAGGAACGTACAGAATCGCTCGGCGTTTGGCTCTGGAACATTTTCGCCTGGCTCGCGGGCTTTATCGCTTACCAAGTGGCAGAACATTTCGACTCCGTTTTCCTCGGCCCCACACTCCTTGCGGTTATCGTTTCGGCAGCATTTGCATCCGTGCGCGTACTCTCGGAAAAGAAAGATTTTTAA
- a CDS encoding pyridoxamine kinase: MSQKKIALINDVTGFGRCSIAVMAPIVSAMKIQAVTIPTAVLSAHTQFPEYYFDDYTSKMRDYIQTYKDLNLSFDAIASGFLGSEEQVDIVIDFFKTFKKNGSFTLVDPVMGDYGKLYETYTPTLCEKMKALVHYADILTPNLTELCTLTDVEYRTEGFTDAELGEMCRKLTEQGPEHIVVTGIPYNSKQIMNYVYSKGEEPRIVMVDRIGGDRSGTGDVISSIIAGMYMNGHDFYESVKKAAEFVTKCIRYCEDNNVPTHWGLCFEMYLRDLMED; the protein is encoded by the coding sequence ATGTCTCAAAAGAAAATCGCGTTAATTAATGATGTTACAGGATTTGGTCGGTGTTCCATCGCAGTCATGGCACCGATTGTTTCCGCCATGAAAATTCAAGCGGTTACAATTCCAACCGCAGTCCTTTCGGCACACACGCAGTTCCCCGAATACTACTTCGACGACTACACGTCAAAAATGCGCGATTACATTCAAACCTACAAGGATTTGAATTTATCATTCGACGCCATTGCTTCTGGGTTCCTCGGTTCCGAAGAACAGGTGGACATCGTCATTGATTTCTTCAAGACGTTCAAGAAAAACGGCTCGTTTACCTTGGTGGACCCCGTGATGGGCGACTACGGCAAGCTCTACGAAACGTACACGCCGACTTTGTGCGAAAAGATGAAAGCACTCGTCCATTACGCCGACATCTTGACACCGAACTTGACTGAACTTTGCACGTTGACCGACGTTGAATACCGCACCGAAGGATTCACCGACGCCGAACTTGGCGAAATGTGCCGCAAGCTCACGGAACAAGGCCCCGAACACATCGTCGTAACCGGCATTCCGTACAACAGCAAGCAAATCATGAACTACGTCTACAGCAAAGGCGAAGAACCGCGAATCGTGATGGTGGACCGCATCGGCGGCGACCGCAGCGGAACTGGAGACGTCATCAGTTCAATCATCGCGGGCATGTACATGAATGGTCATGATTTTTACGAATCAGTCAAAAAGGCCGCAGAATTTGTAACAAAGTGCATCCGCTACTGCGAAGACAACAACGTTCCCACGCATTGGGGACTGTGCTTCGAAATGTACCTTCGTGACTTGATGGAGGATTAA
- a CDS encoding LysR family transcriptional regulator: MTLQQLKYAIAIADTRNITEASKRVFISQPSLTAAIHELEEEMGVTIFNRSNKGVTITNEGDEFLSYARQVLEQATLLEDRYKGGKGGNMIFSVSCQHYSFAVNAFVDVIRKFGGPSYDFTLRETQTNEIIDDVAKMKSEMGVLYLSDKNEKVITKLIQKNNLVFEPLFATPLHVFMSSKNPLAKKEKITLADLKPFPYLTYEQGDFNSFYFAEEPLTAIDFDCPRNIKVRDRATLFNLLIGLDGYTICSGVISHKLNGKNIIAKRLDVHDKMTVGYVMRKGVTKSRYAEAYIAALKKHCK; encoded by the coding sequence ATGACTCTACAACAACTTAAATACGCCATTGCCATTGCAGATACGCGAAATATTACCGAAGCGTCCAAGCGAGTCTTTATCTCGCAACCGAGTCTTACCGCTGCTATCCACGAACTCGAAGAAGAAATGGGCGTGACGATTTTCAACCGTTCCAACAAAGGCGTGACCATCACAAACGAAGGCGATGAATTCCTTTCGTACGCAAGGCAGGTTTTGGAACAGGCGACGCTCTTGGAAGACCGCTATAAAGGTGGCAAGGGCGGCAACATGATTTTCTCCGTCAGCTGCCAGCACTATTCTTTTGCCGTGAATGCATTTGTCGATGTTATCCGTAAGTTTGGCGGCCCGAGCTACGATTTTACGCTTCGCGAAACGCAGACCAACGAAATCATTGACGATGTCGCCAAAATGAAAAGCGAAATGGGCGTGCTCTACCTCAGTGACAAAAACGAAAAGGTTATCACGAAGCTCATCCAAAAAAACAACCTCGTGTTTGAACCGCTCTTCGCAACTCCGCTTCATGTGTTCATGTCGTCAAAGAATCCGCTTGCGAAAAAAGAAAAAATCACGCTCGCGGATCTCAAACCGTTTCCGTACTTGACCTACGAACAGGGCGATTTCAACTCGTTCTATTTTGCCGAAGAACCGCTCACCGCCATCGATTTTGACTGCCCGCGAAACATCAAAGTCCGTGACCGCGCTACACTTTTCAACTTGCTCATCGGCCTTGACGGCTACACGATTTGCTCTGGTGTCATTAGCCACAAACTCAACGGCAAGAACATCATCGCAAAACGCCTCGATGTCCACGACAAAATGACAGTCGGTTACGTGATGCGCAAAGGCGTCACGAAATCACGCTACGCCGAAGCGTACATCGCTGCGCTCAAGAAACATTGCAAGTAA
- a CDS encoding type I restriction endonuclease subunit R, translating into MSYEYSENILVQESAGNLLQELGWRVVFAYNIEVLGDNGTFGRKSYREVLLLRYFKAALQKLNPWINQNQIEEAVQKFTATLSTSSLLQINEEKYGFIRDGIPVTIKKPNGQVDEKRALIVDFNNPSNNDFLAVKEMKIHGELYHRRTDIVGFVNGIPLLFVELKRNDVAVQNAYDDNYTDYLSTIPQLFYYNAFLMLSNGFEAKVGTLGSKFEFFHEWKRLKEDDAGSVALATMLKGICRKETFIDLLENFILYDHSDGHTVKILARNHQYLGVNEAFEAYKNRKLRKGKLGVFWHTQGSGKSYSMLFLSQKIRRRTDGSPTIVVLTDRDELNKQISETFENCKMLGGVKASKFIATSGNDLIKKLKANPSYIFTLIQKFNKKDLEPIHPDHDILILSDEAHRSQNGIFAENMCNLLPDASRLGFTGTPLLKDDNITERTFGGYISIYDFKRAVEDGATVPLYYENRADKIKELKNPEISDKILDAIEKADLDPDAQEKLERDFAKEYHLLTAEPRLRAVAKDFVKHYSDLWTSGKAMFVCLNKVTCVRMFNFAQEYWAEEIKNLESICKQATQQEAQELNRKIQWMRETEMAVVVSDEQNEQQTFAKWGLDIVPHRKKMEKRELDKEFKDSNSKFRIVFVCAMWLTGFDVKSLSCLYLDKLLKAHTLMQTIARANRVNEGKSNGLIVDYAGIVKALRKALADYTNKVSGSGNDPTIDKEELLKRIVEVVAKAESFLDGCNANLKSIIESKNFDKLAAIKDVENAVCSTLENKKTFSTYAAELVRLMKYTNRDDVTSEIRAKFKAIDAVARDLKTKRRHVTNVDLMVQLNQIMNEYVDVVKNDKKKSKQFDISKIDFDLLRREFAKAKRQNLLFRDLEELIKDRLAVMLAQNPFRINYYDRYREIIEAYNSEQDRATIEKTFMDLMNLAASMNEEEQRYVREGFKNDEELSLYDMLFKDDLSKQDIKKIKEVAVDLLQKVKAKIAEFDHWTDKQETKAAVDNLIRDTLWSELPESFDELSISEYRQRIYEYVYTHYKVA; encoded by the coding sequence ATGTCCTACGAATATAGCGAAAACATTCTTGTTCAAGAGAGCGCCGGAAACCTGCTGCAAGAGCTGGGTTGGCGTGTTGTTTTCGCCTATAATATTGAGGTTCTTGGGGATAATGGCACATTTGGGCGAAAGTCGTATCGCGAAGTCCTTTTGCTTCGCTATTTTAAGGCAGCTCTTCAAAAATTGAACCCTTGGATAAACCAAAATCAGATTGAAGAGGCTGTTCAAAAATTTACAGCGACGCTTAGCACTTCTTCGCTTCTGCAAATCAACGAAGAAAAGTACGGATTCATCCGCGATGGCATTCCGGTGACGATAAAAAAGCCGAACGGCCAAGTCGATGAAAAGCGTGCGTTGATAGTTGATTTCAACAATCCGTCAAATAATGATTTCCTTGCCGTGAAAGAGATGAAGATTCATGGCGAGTTGTACCATCGTCGTACGGATATTGTTGGTTTTGTAAATGGTATTCCGCTTTTGTTTGTCGAACTCAAGCGTAACGATGTGGCGGTGCAAAATGCTTACGACGATAATTATACCGATTACCTGTCGACTATTCCGCAGCTGTTCTACTACAATGCTTTCTTGATGCTCTCAAATGGTTTTGAGGCAAAAGTGGGAACGCTCGGAAGCAAGTTTGAATTTTTCCATGAATGGAAACGCCTTAAAGAAGACGACGCTGGTTCAGTGGCTCTTGCTACGATGCTCAAGGGTATTTGCCGAAAAGAAACCTTTATTGATTTGCTTGAAAACTTTATCCTTTATGACCACAGCGATGGCCATACGGTAAAAATCCTTGCCAGGAATCATCAGTATCTTGGCGTGAACGAGGCTTTTGAAGCTTATAAGAACCGCAAACTCCGTAAAGGTAAACTTGGTGTGTTTTGGCATACGCAGGGGAGCGGTAAAAGCTATTCGATGCTTTTCCTTTCGCAGAAAATTCGCCGCCGTACGGACGGTTCCCCGACAATTGTCGTGTTAACCGATCGCGATGAACTGAACAAGCAAATCAGTGAAACTTTTGAAAATTGCAAAATGCTTGGCGGTGTAAAAGCATCCAAGTTTATCGCTACAAGCGGAAATGACCTTATTAAAAAACTAAAGGCTAATCCGAGTTACATCTTTACGCTGATCCAAAAGTTCAACAAGAAGGATTTGGAGCCGATTCATCCTGATCATGATATTTTGATTTTGTCGGATGAAGCACACCGTAGCCAGAACGGAATTTTTGCGGAAAACATGTGCAACTTGTTGCCCGATGCCTCTCGTTTGGGCTTTACGGGTACTCCGCTTTTAAAAGACGACAATATTACCGAACGCACATTCGGCGGCTACATTTCGATTTACGATTTTAAGCGTGCTGTAGAAGATGGTGCGACGGTCCCTCTCTATTACGAAAACCGTGCCGATAAAATCAAGGAACTAAAGAATCCTGAAATCTCGGACAAGATTTTGGATGCCATCGAAAAAGCAGACCTTGACCCAGATGCCCAAGAAAAGCTGGAAAGGGATTTTGCTAAGGAATATCACCTGCTTACGGCTGAACCCCGCTTGCGTGCTGTCGCAAAGGATTTTGTCAAACATTATTCCGACCTTTGGACTAGCGGAAAGGCAATGTTTGTTTGCCTAAACAAGGTCACGTGTGTTCGAATGTTCAATTTCGCCCAGGAATATTGGGCAGAAGAAATCAAGAACCTCGAATCTATTTGCAAGCAGGCTACACAGCAAGAGGCTCAAGAACTGAATCGCAAAATCCAGTGGATGCGTGAAACCGAGATGGCTGTTGTCGTGAGTGACGAACAGAACGAACAGCAGACATTTGCAAAATGGGGCTTGGATATTGTTCCGCATCGGAAGAAAATGGAAAAACGCGAACTTGACAAGGAATTCAAGGATTCTAATAGCAAGTTCCGTATAGTCTTTGTCTGTGCGATGTGGCTTACCGGTTTTGATGTAAAGAGCCTTAGTTGCCTTTATTTGGACAAGTTGTTAAAGGCTCATACTCTCATGCAAACAATTGCCCGCGCAAATCGTGTGAATGAGGGCAAAAGCAACGGCTTGATTGTGGATTATGCAGGTATTGTGAAGGCTTTGCGTAAGGCTCTTGCGGATTACACGAATAAGGTTTCTGGTTCCGGTAACGATCCTACCATTGATAAAGAAGAGCTTTTAAAACGCATTGTGGAAGTGGTCGCTAAAGCAGAAAGTTTCTTGGATGGTTGCAACGCGAATTTAAAGAGCATAATCGAGTCTAAGAATTTTGATAAGCTTGCAGCAATCAAGGATGTTGAAAATGCGGTTTGCTCTACGCTCGAAAACAAGAAAACTTTTAGCACGTATGCCGCAGAACTTGTGCGATTGATGAAATACACGAATCGCGACGATGTGACAAGTGAAATTCGTGCGAAGTTTAAAGCGATTGATGCGGTTGCCCGCGACTTGAAAACTAAACGTCGCCATGTGACAAATGTGGATTTGATGGTTCAGCTGAACCAGATTATGAACGAGTATGTTGATGTCGTTAAGAATGACAAGAAAAAGTCTAAACAATTCGACATTAGCAAGATCGATTTTGATTTGTTGCGTCGTGAATTTGCGAAGGCAAAACGACAAAATTTGTTATTCCGCGATTTGGAAGAATTGATAAAGGATCGCTTGGCTGTGATGCTTGCACAGAATCCATTCCGCATCAATTATTACGACCGCTATCGCGAAATTATTGAGGCTTACAACAGCGAACAGGATCGTGCAACGATTGAAAAAACATTCATGGACTTGATGAACCTTGCGGCAAGCATGAATGAGGAAGAACAGCGCTATGTACGTGAGGGCTTCAAGAACGACGAAGAACTTTCGCTTTACGACATGCTCTTCAAAGATGATTTGAGTAAGCAGGACATTAAAAAGATTAAGGAAGTGGCTGTAGATTTGCTCCAAAAGGTTAAAGCAAAAATTGCTGAATTTGACCATTGGACGGACAAACAAGAAACAAAGGCTGCTGTCGATAACTTGATTCGCGATACGCTATGGAGCGAACTCCCTGAAAGCTTTGATGAGCTCTCTATTTCGGAATACCGCCAGCGTATTTACGAGTATGTTTATACCCACTACAAAGTTGCGTAA
- a CDS encoding DUF2442 domain-containing protein, translating to MNDITEKDVKRVWVEKDAICVELKDGRIGKELIRDYEPLKKATREQLKNCRVDLDGVWFDDLDEGLALSGFFSPKKTNPVGRIFWLFPELNAAAFARRLGIPQPLFAAYVNGSKKPSAARRKKINDEFHRIGRELMQV from the coding sequence ATGAACGATATAACAGAAAAAGACGTAAAAAGGGTTTGGGTCGAAAAGGATGCCATTTGCGTCGAGCTCAAGGACGGTCGCATAGGGAAAGAACTCATTCGCGATTACGAGCCGCTCAAAAAAGCCACCAGAGAACAGCTGAAAAATTGCAGGGTAGATCTCGATGGCGTATGGTTTGACGATCTAGACGAAGGGCTTGCGCTATCTGGATTTTTCTCGCCCAAGAAAACAAATCCCGTTGGTCGCATATTTTGGCTTTTCCCCGAACTGAACGCAGCCGCATTCGCGCGTCGTTTGGGAATTCCGCAACCACTTTTTGCGGCCTATGTCAATGGATCTAAGAAGCCATCCGCAGCTAGGCGTAAAAAGATCAACGACGAATTCCATCGAATCGGTCGTGAGTTGATGCAAGTATAA
- the metE gene encoding 5-methyltetrahydropteroyltriglutamate--homocysteine S-methyltransferase, whose product MSIKTSVIGFPRIGKNRELKFASEKFFKGDISEAELQKVAAEIRQYGWQKQKAAGIDFIPSNDFSFYDNVLDTAFLLNVIPERYSSLELSTLEKYFAAAHGYQGAKGDVKALPMKKWFNTNYHYIVPEIDDATDLKLVGKKPVEEFNEAKSAGIESVPTLIGAYTFLRLARYNGNKKAKDFAAAAVNAYAELAEKLATAGAKWISFAEPALVFDVTAEERELFKTIYAELLRKIGEKKNLKIALQSYFGDIRDVYQDVTALGFDAIGLDFVEGLKSLELLKTGFPKDTLLLAGVVNGKNIWRADYAQKNAILAEIKKYVAAENVVVGTSCSLLHVPYTVAAEQKLSADILKHFAFAEEKLVEIAELASADADALAKNKALFATARVQANAKVQAELAALTAADFERKPSRLDRREVQKAEFKLPAFPTTTIGSFPQTAEVRANRAAFRKGEISKEQYVAFNQKKIAECIKLQEEIGLDVIVHGEFERNDMVEYFGSKIDGFVFTQNAWVQSYGTRCVKPPVVWGDVSRSAPITVEWSVFAQSCTKKPVKGMLTGPVTILNWSFPREDISLKTQAQEIGLAIRDEVLDLEKNGIRIIQIDEAALREKLPLRKSDWHKEYLDWAIPAFRLVHAKVKPETQIHTHMCYSEFNDIVRDIDNMDADVITFEASRSDLKLLDALNDAKFETQVGPGVYDIHSPRVPSEQEIVDALHKIIAKVPQQNVWVNPDCGLKTRGETETTASLKNLVAAAKKLREEK is encoded by the coding sequence ATGAGCATTAAAACATCTGTAATTGGTTTCCCGCGTATCGGTAAGAATCGTGAACTCAAGTTCGCTAGCGAAAAATTCTTCAAGGGCGATATCTCCGAAGCTGAACTCCAGAAGGTCGCCGCAGAAATCCGCCAGTACGGCTGGCAGAAGCAGAAGGCCGCAGGCATCGACTTCATCCCGTCCAACGACTTCTCGTTCTACGATAATGTTCTCGACACTGCATTTTTGCTGAACGTTATTCCAGAACGCTACAGCAGCCTCGAATTGAGCACGCTTGAAAAGTATTTCGCAGCCGCCCACGGTTACCAAGGCGCAAAGGGCGACGTGAAGGCTCTTCCGATGAAGAAGTGGTTCAATACGAACTATCATTACATTGTTCCGGAAATTGATGACGCTACCGATCTCAAGCTCGTCGGCAAGAAGCCGGTTGAAGAATTCAACGAAGCCAAATCGGCCGGAATTGAATCCGTTCCGACGCTTATCGGCGCATACACATTCCTCCGCCTCGCCCGCTACAACGGCAACAAGAAGGCCAAGGACTTCGCAGCAGCCGCAGTCAATGCTTACGCAGAACTCGCTGAAAAGCTCGCTACCGCAGGCGCCAAGTGGATTTCTTTCGCAGAACCGGCACTCGTCTTCGACGTGACCGCAGAAGAACGCGAACTCTTCAAGACGATTTACGCAGAACTCTTGAGAAAGATTGGCGAAAAGAAGAACCTCAAGATTGCATTGCAGAGTTACTTTGGCGACATCCGCGATGTCTATCAGGATGTGACCGCACTCGGCTTTGACGCTATCGGTTTGGATTTCGTTGAAGGTCTTAAGTCTCTCGAACTTTTGAAGACAGGCTTCCCGAAGGACACGCTCCTCTTGGCTGGCGTCGTGAACGGCAAGAACATCTGGCGCGCTGATTACGCACAGAAGAACGCAATCCTCGCCGAAATCAAGAAGTATGTCGCTGCAGAAAATGTTGTCGTTGGCACATCTTGCTCTCTCTTGCACGTGCCTTACACGGTCGCCGCAGAACAGAAGCTTTCAGCCGACATTCTCAAGCACTTCGCATTCGCCGAAGAAAAACTCGTGGAAATTGCAGAACTCGCTAGCGCTGACGCAGATGCACTCGCCAAGAACAAGGCTTTGTTCGCAACTGCTCGCGTGCAGGCAAACGCAAAGGTTCAGGCAGAACTCGCAGCACTCACCGCTGCTGATTTCGAGCGCAAGCCGAGCCGCCTCGATCGTCGCGAAGTGCAGAAGGCAGAATTCAAGTTGCCGGCATTCCCGACAACGACAATCGGCTCCTTCCCGCAGACTGCCGAAGTTCGCGCCAACCGCGCCGCATTCCGCAAGGGTGAAATTTCCAAGGAACAGTACGTCGCATTCAACCAGAAGAAGATTGCCGAATGCATCAAGTTGCAGGAAGAAATTGGCCTCGATGTGATTGTCCACGGTGAATTTGAACGCAATGACATGGTGGAATATTTCGGTTCCAAGATTGACGGCTTTGTGTTCACGCAGAACGCCTGGGTGCAGAGCTACGGAACCCGTTGCGTGAAGCCGCCTGTGGTTTGGGGCGACGTGAGCCGCAGCGCTCCGATTACGGTTGAATGGTCCGTTTTCGCACAAAGCTGCACCAAGAAGCCGGTGAAGGGCATGCTTACGGGTCCTGTCACGATTCTCAACTGGTCCTTCCCGCGTGAAGACATTTCGCTCAAGACGCAGGCTCAGGAAATCGGCCTTGCCATCCGTGACGAAGTTTTGGACCTCGAAAAGAACGGCATCAGAATCATCCAGATTGACGAAGCCGCTCTTCGCGAAAAGTTGCCGCTCCGCAAGAGCGACTGGCACAAGGAATACCTCGACTGGGCAATCCCTGCATTCCGCCTAGTTCACGCCAAGGTCAAGCCCGAAACGCAGATCCACACGCACATGTGCTATAGCGAATTCAACGACATCGTCCGCGACATCGACAACATGGACGCCGACGTGATTACGTTCGAAGCTAGCCGTTCTGACCTCAAGCTGCTCGACGCCTTGAACGACGCCAAGTTCGAAACGCAGGTGGGTCCGGGTGTTTACGACATTCACTCTCCGCGTGTGCCGTCCGAACAGGAAATCGTTGATGCCCTCCACAAGATCATTGCGAAGGTCCCGCAGCAGAATGTGTGGGTGAACCCGGATTGCGGCCTCAAGACTCGTGGCGAAACCGAAACGACGGCAAGTCTCAAGAACCTCGTTGCCGCCGCCAAGAAGCTGCGCGAAGAAAAGTAA
- a CDS encoding VWA domain-containing protein gives MKKGLTEIVFILDRSGSMSGLEKDTIGGFNSTIEKQKKEAGEAYVSTVLFDSEMEVLHDRVPLASVAPLTDREYYARGCTALLDAIGGAIHHIGNVHKYAREEDRPEKTIFVITTDGYENASRKYSADRVKQMIERQKEKYGWEFIFLGANIDAVETAKSFGISEDRAANYVNDGEGIEVMYSAQCCLMSDIRRNRVNERSWKSNVEADYMRRGRQNLK, from the coding sequence ATGAAAAAAGGACTCACTGAAATCGTATTCATCCTCGACCGTAGCGGCTCCATGAGCGGGCTCGAAAAAGATACCATCGGGGGCTTCAATAGCACTATCGAAAAGCAGAAGAAAGAAGCGGGCGAAGCGTATGTTTCGACGGTTCTCTTTGATTCCGAAATGGAAGTGCTCCACGACCGCGTTCCCCTCGCAAGTGTCGCTCCGCTCACCGACAGGGAATATTACGCCCGCGGTTGCACCGCACTCCTTGATGCTATCGGTGGGGCCATCCATCACATTGGCAATGTACATAAGTACGCCCGCGAAGAAGACCGTCCCGAAAAGACCATCTTTGTCATCACGACCGATGGCTACGAAAACGCAAGCCGCAAATATTCGGCTGATCGCGTGAAGCAGATGATTGAACGCCAGAAAGAAAAATATGGATGGGAATTCATTTTTCTTGGCGCGAACATTGATGCTGTTGAAACTGCAAAAAGTTTCGGTATCAGTGAAGACCGTGCCGCAAATTATGTCAATGACGGGGAAGGCATTGAGGTCATGTACAGTGCGCAATGCTGCTTGATGAGCGATATCCGCCGTAACCGTGTCAATGAACGCTCGTGGAAATCAAATGTTGAAGCGGACTATATGCGTCGCGGCAGGCAAAATTTAAAATAG
- a CDS encoding TatD family nuclease-associated radical SAM protein → MVVYTVTGNVGQAGYLDIANSGDITGKNIYVNMTNRCPCSCVFCLRQTKKMMEGNSLWLRGGEPSVEGVMSIFDKYDLSVINELVFCGYGEPLERLHDVCKVIDLLHGKYPKLKVRLNTNGLANLIHGRDVTPDLEGRFNTVSISMNAPDAEEFLELTRSRFGIQSFDAVKEFAVLAKEHVPNVVMTVVEKVMPEEKIERCRKICEELGVTLRVRPFEN, encoded by the coding sequence ATGGTTGTTTATACGGTAACAGGAAATGTTGGACAAGCAGGCTACCTCGACATCGCCAACAGCGGCGACATCACAGGCAAGAATATTTATGTGAACATGACAAACCGCTGCCCGTGCAGCTGCGTTTTTTGCTTGCGCCAGACAAAGAAAATGATGGAAGGCAACTCGCTTTGGCTCAGAGGCGGCGAACCGAGCGTCGAAGGTGTCATGAGCATTTTCGACAAGTACGACCTTTCCGTCATCAACGAACTCGTCTTTTGCGGCTACGGTGAACCGCTCGAACGTCTCCATGACGTGTGCAAAGTCATTGACTTGTTGCACGGCAAATACCCGAAATTAAAAGTCCGCCTCAATACGAACGGACTTGCAAACCTGATCCACGGCAGAGACGTAACGCCCGATCTTGAAGGCCGTTTCAACACCGTTTCCATCTCGATGAACGCCCCGGACGCCGAAGAATTCCTGGAACTCACGCGTTCAAGATTTGGCATCCAGTCCTTTGATGCCGTGAAAGAATTCGCGGTGCTTGCAAAAGAACATGTGCCAAACGTGGTGATGACCGTCGTCGAGAAAGTGATGCCCGAAGAAAAAATCGAGCGTTGCCGCAAGATTTGCGAAGAGCTCGGCGTCACGCTGAGAGTTCGCCCATTCGAAAATTAA